The sequence below is a genomic window from Thalassomonas haliotis.
ATAAGGAGCATGGCGGTTGCCAGCAGTGAATTAACCGCCAGCAGCTTACCGGCAGGGACTTTTTGCATGATAATGGCGCCGATAAAACGGCCTACCATAGCGCCGCCCCAGTAATAGGCGATCAGGGCCGCCGCTTCGGCTTCGGCTAAACCGGCGATATTGTCTTCGCCGAGAAAGTTAATTAAAAAGCTGCCGATAGAGACTTCTGCACCGACATAAACAAAAATGGCGATAGCGCCCAGCATCAAATGGCGGTGATGCCAGATGCCCGGCTGGTTTTCCTGGGCTAGCGCTTGTTGCCGGTGGCTGGCGATCACCGGCAACTTCAGGCGCGAGAAAATAAAAGCCAGCAGCAGCAGGCTAAAGGCCAGCATCAGGTAAGGGGTCTGTACCGTTTGTGCTTCCTGTAATTTAAACTGGGCTTCGCTCAGCTGCTCCAGCCCTGTGGTAGCGGCGGTTAAGATCAGCACAGCGCCGAATAAGGGGGCGACTGTGGTGCCCAGGGAGTTAAATGCCTGGGTCATGGTCAGCCGGCCTGAGGCGGTTTCACTGCTGCCTAAAGCGGTGACATAGGGGTTGGCGGAAACCTGTAAGATGGTGATGCCCGAAGCCATGATAAACAAAGCGCCAAGAAATACCGGGTAGGCGGCCAAGGCTGCTGCCGGGTAAAACGCCAGGCAACCTATGCCGGCGATAATCAAACCTGTGACTATGCCTTTCTGGTAGCCGATTTTACGCACCAGGCGGCCCGCCGGCAGCGAAACAATAAAATAGGCGCCGAAAAAGCAAAACTGGATCAGCATCGCCTGGGTATAAGACAGGGAAAAAACGTTTTTTAAATGGGGGATAAGAATATCGTTTAAGCTGGTTAAGAAACCCCAGATAAAAAATAAACTGGTTAAGGATACCAGGGCAAAGGTATATCCCGTGCCCTGCTGTCCTGAGATATTGCCGTCGAGTCTAGTCTCATCGGGTGAAAATGTGCCGGCCATAATAACTCCTGCTTGAATGTTTTGCTGCCAGAACCTCTGGTTTCAGGCGGCATTTGTTAGCGCTTCCCCGCAGGGAAGCGCTGATACAAGGTTGATAGTAAGAAAGTGGTTAACTGCTGTTAGCTGTTGCCAGTTAAGAAATGAAGGCTTAAGCCGTCAGTTGCCGGACAGGCTGCAGTTGCTCCCTTGCCCGCCTTTGGCGATGCGGACATTGGCTATGCTGAATTTCGCGGCACTGCTGCTTTCAAAAATCAGCGGCTTGGTGATCTGGCCCGGGTTTAAACCGGCCTGGCTGAAGCAGGAGATGTCGATGGCCATTTGCTGCCATTTGGTTACCGGCAGTGCCTGCAGCTGCTTGCTGATATCAAGTTTTGCCGCGCAGTTGTTGCCGCAGGCCATGCCTAAAAATACCGCAGCATCGGGGGCGGAGCTGACTTTGACATCAAATACCAGCTGGCCGTTTGCCAAATCAAGCTCAGTCAAATCTATGTGCTGCTCGCCTTTTAAGTAGACCGAAGCGCTGGCATTACCCGACCAGGTAAATTCCCGGGTATCTTCCTGTTTTTTCCAGTCGACGGAATCAAAAACCAGGTTGTCCGAGCCGGGTGTGGTGGCGTAATTGCCTGTCACCAGCAGTTCAGGGCTGGCGGCATCCGCCAGGTAAAACTCCAGGTTATTTTCCGGGCGGCGGTTAAACAAACCGTAGCTGTGCTCTGCGCCTGAGGCGGCACTTTGCAAATGGCTTTGTTCGTTAAGCTTATTGCTGACCAAAACATGTTCCCGGTAGTTCAGGCCATAACCGTAGGAGAATAACGCTTGGTAGTTTGCTGTTTGGTTTTTTGCTCCGGCAAAGTTTAGCTCATTCTGATCGTCGGACTTGGGCCAGGAAAACGGCAGTTTACCGACAAAGTCATAGTTAGCCTCGCCATTGGCCTTGCTAAAGATCACCTCGGCAACCCCGTTACCTTCCGAGCCCGGCAGCCAGGCGGCAACAAAGGCATCTGACTGGTTTAGCTCGGCGTTCACCCATAACGGACGGCCGGACAGGAATATCGACACCACTTTAATGTCTTGGGCTTTTAATGCCCTTAACAGTGCCAGATCCTGCTTATTGCCGGGCTGATGTTCTATGGTGCTGATATCACCGTCATATTCGGCATAGGGCTGCTCGCCAAAGACAACAATGGCAACATCCGGTTTTTGCTTGAAGCTGGCGTCTGTGCTTAATTCAACGCTGCCGCCGGCATTGCTTACCTGGGTTTTTATGCCGTCATAAATTGAACTGCCGCCGGGGAAGTCGTCATTGCTGTTGCCTGTGCCTTGCCAGGAAATGGTCCAGCCGCCGGACTGCATACCGATATTATCGGCGCCGGAACCTGTCACCAGCACCTGCTGCCTGGGCATAAGGGGCAAGAGATTATTATTGTTTTTCAGCAATACCAGGGATTCCCTGACCGCCTGGCGGGCAATATCCCTGTGTGCTTGTGAGCCGATAATATGCTTGTCATTATTGGCTAAACGGCTGGCGGGAGAAGGATTGTCGAATAAACCGGCGCGTAATTTCACCCTTAAGATACGGCGTACGGCATCGTCTACCCGCTCTTGTTTGATGGTGCCCTCACTCAGCTGCTGTAAGGTATTGTGATAAAAGGCCTTCCAGTCGTCCGGCACCATAATAATATCAACCCCGGCATTAATGGCTGAGGCGCAGCTGTTGTTGCTGCAATTTGGGATTTTGCCGTGGCCGTTCCAGTCGCCGACCACTAAGCCGTCAAAACCCATATGATCTTTTAACACCCCGGTCAGCAGGCTTTTATTGCCGTGCATTTTACTGCCGTGCCAGCTGTTATAGGAGGCCATTACGGTTTGTACCCCGGCTTCAAGGGCGGAGAAGTAGCCCTGGGCATGCAGGTCGATCAGCGCCTGTTCGCTGCTGAGGTTATTGCCCTGATCTTTACCGTTTACCGTGCCGCCGTCGCCGAGAAAGTGTTTTACCGTGCTGATGACATGCTCGCTGTCGAATTGATCTTTGCCCGGCTCGCCCTGCAATCCGGAAACAATTTCACTGGCATAACGGCTGACAATCGCCGGGTATTCGGAATAACTTTCATAGGTGCGGCCCCAACGGTCATCCCGGGCAACGGCAACCGTAGGCGCAAATACCCAGTCGATGCCGGTGGCGGCCACTTCGCTGGCGGTGGCGGTAGCGACTTGATGAATCAACCCCGGGTTATTCATGGCGCCAAGGCCGATATTATGGGGGAAAATCGTTGCGCCGATGACATTGTTATGGCCATGTACGGCATCTGTGCCCCACATGGTAGGAATGGTTGAGCCGTCAAGACTGCTGTCGATGGAAGCCTGGTACATGTCTTCTGCCAGTTGCACCCAGTCGCCTACTTTGGCGTGTTTGTTATTGTTCGGGAAGGCGCCGCCGCCGTTAAGGTAAGAGCCGAAACCATATTGGCGCATGTCGGTAACCGTCATCGAACGGATTTCAGGTTGTACCATCTGGGCAATTTTTTGCTCATTGGACATAGTGGCTATCAGGGTGTCGATACGGGTTTCCAGCAGTTTGCTTTTTTCAACCCGGTGAATATCTTTCGGCCATAATGCTTTGCTTGCTATACCCTGGCTTTCAAGTGATGCCTTTGCTGACAGTTGCTGATTTTTCTGTTCTTGTCCGCCGGGTTCTTGCTTGGCCGTTAAACAGGCGGTAACGGTTAATGTGCTCAGCGCAACCACAGTCAATTTGGTGCTGATATTCATGCTTTACTCGACTCCCTTGTTCTTTGTTAGAAATAGTTGTTAGAGATAGTTATTGTCTCTGCTCTTGGTTTTTCTTATTAATAACTTGGTAAATATTTTGGCTAAAACCTTTTATGTTTTTAAGAAAGGTTTTGTATGGGCCATAAAGATAATTTATTACTGTCTGCATTCTAGGTTCGGCGGAAACATCTTGTCGTTCCAAGTAGGGGAATTACCTTAATCAGAACGTTCTGGTAAGGAGTAGAACGTTTTTGCTTTTTTTAATTATTAAAAATCAATGTCTTATTTGATTTTTCTTTTTTAGGATAAAGCCTGGGGAATGTGATGATTTACCGAAATTAAAGGGAGGAGAAGTTTGAAATTCGCTGATTTGTGCTCATCGTTACACCCTCAGGCATTGTTTCAGAGTGGGTTGGCATTGCTATAGCGAAGATGCCGGCCAGTACAAGGGATATGGGAATTTTCATCATTTATTCACCGCTTAGGCTTGCTGGTAAATTGACTATAGTATTTAGGAAAAACTCGGGAGGAGTATTTTTATATGTATTAAATCGTTGAGGTTTTTATTCAATTATTTTTTCTATCGATGGCAAGTTGAGGGAGTTAGGTATCTTTGTTGCAATAATTTTTATGGGGAGTAAGGGGGAATAACGCACTTCTGCACGGAAATGCTAACGGTTTAAGCTTAGCTGTTGAGTTAAAATATTTTGAAATAAGCCGAGGGTTTTCATGGCAACTGGTGCTGTTGACGTAAGCGAAGACAGGGGCTTATCCCTTAAACAGGCATCACTACTCTTTGCTGGTGTTTTTGGCTGCTGTCTCTTGAGCCAGGAATTGTTTGCGGTACTGGCTTGGGGTGGCATTAAACTGTTTTTTGAACAGGGTATTGTAAACCGATTTACTGTTAAAACCGGCTTCATAAAAGATGTCGGTGATGCTGCGCTTACTGGCGGCTTCTTTTTCCAGGGTTTGCCTGGCCTCATTGATACGGTAGCCGTTAAGGTACTCGTAAAAATTGACCTGAAAGTGCCGGTTGATGGTGCTGGATAAGTCTTTAACCGGAATAGACAGTTGCTCTGCCAGCCGCTCCAGTGAGATATTGGGGTTGCGGTAAATATGCTCCTGCGTCATCGCTTTTTCTATGCTGTGGACATAGTCCATATTCACCGGCTCTTTTGGCTTGCTCTCGCTCTTATGCCCGGTTTCCGGCTGAAGCCGGCTTTGGCTGCTCTGGATATGATTTTCTGCTGTGGTCGGCGGTACATAGCCTGGCGGCATATTGCCCAGGGTGATGTCTTTAAAGGTTAAGAAAATCAGCATATTGATCAGGGCGAATAAAAAGTAATAATCGGATATGCCGATGATCTCAAATATCCGGACATTTACCGGAGAAAACAGGCCGTAAACCTTGATCAGGGTTAACAGGGCTTCCCAGACTATGACCATGAAAAATGCGCCGAGCAGGTATTTTATCCAGCTTTTTTCCGGGGACAGTCGGGTCAGTTTTTCCGTGACAGCCCCGGTTTTTAGGGCGCAGGAGATGAGTTTAAATGCCAACAACAGGTAAATAACCCGGCTAAGTTTTGCTATGGTGTCAAGCAACAGGTAATGCCAGCTATAGGTAAACTGGTAGCTGGTAATTTGCTCTGCTTTTGCTGCCGGGTCCAGGGCATAATAAGCGCCGGAAATATAAAACAAAAAAATGACCGCAGGCAAAAGGTGCAGCAGCTGTTTTTTCTGTAAGGAGAAACCTGGTTTTATCAGGCTGCAAAAAAATAAATACAGCAGCGGACCGTCAAGAAAATAGGCAAAGTTAAAGCTGAAGAAAATATTCGGTGACAGCGACAATACCCAGTGGCGGAAGGCGCTGCCCCATAAAATGAGTTCGTGCAGGGCGATCAGGCTGTGGGCCACTAAAAAAGCCGCCAGTAATACATGGCCTATAGGTTTGACTTTTTTACTTACCAGCAGGAAAGCGCTAAAGGCCAGGCATTCAAATGCCAGCAGCAATAACACCAGATCATGTAAGTTAAAGAGGGTTTTATCCATTAAGGCTTAATATTCCGGTCAGCACAGCATCTTTGTCGTTTTCAGCTGATGTGAAAAACAGTGTGCGTGAATTCTGCGGAACTTGGTTGCTTTTTCAAACTTGCGGGAAGAATACTATATTGGTTTGATATTATCTATAAAGGGATAAATTAGATCACAAGAAAAGCCGGGAAGTTAATCACTTACCGGCTTTTGTCTTTATTCTGAACTTACCCTTATGCCTTGTTCGGGATAATTTGAATTTCAACCCGGCGATTCAGGGCCCGGTTTTGTTCGGTGTCGTTACTGGCGATGGCTTGTGATTCACCGTAACCTGTGGTGTGCAGCCTGTCGCTGTGGATGCTTTGTTTCACCAGGTAATATTTTACGCTCTCTGCTCTTTTTTCCGATAAGCTCTGGTTAAAGGCATCGCTGCCTGTGCTGTCGGTATGGCCTTCGATGCTTAGCAGGGTTTTATCAAACTTGGCCAGTACCTTGGCGATATCATTTAAAGTGTTATGAAAGCCCGCGGTAATGTATGACTGTCCGGAAGCAAAGGTAATGTTTGAAGGCATGATCAAACGCAGGTTGTCGCCTTCACGCACAACATCTATGCCCGAACCGGCCAGCTCCTGGCGGAATTCCTGCTCTTGTTTGTCCATATAAGTGCCTACGGCGGCGCCGGCAATGGCGCCAATGGCTGCGCCCCATACGGCACGTTTGTTTTTATGGTTGCTGGTAGACTTACCTAAAACCGCACCGGTAATGGCGCCGATAGCCGCACCCTTTTCAGCATTCGTGGCTGCACAGCCGGAAAAAATCAGGGAAACAGCAATAACAGGAATAAGAGTTTTTTTTGCTAACATATTAAATTGCCCAAAATAAAAGTGAAAAAACGAACTTGTAGCACAAGTTTATTCGCATCTAATAGAGCGCATGATATCAAAGTTAGCTGAACGGGAGATGAATCAAAGGTAAAAAAATGTTGAATGACGGGAAAAAAACTTTTATTTACCTGAAATTGTTGTGAAGTGCATTGTTAAATATCAAAAGAAACATTAGCTTAAGATTGTGCGAACAAAAAGTAGCCGTATTGTTCGTGTATCAGCAATTAACAATTAATAAGGAAAAATAATAATGAAAAGTAGTTTAATGTTAAGTATGGTTGCAGCGGGTATGGTATTAGCCAGTACTTTGATGAGCGCACCGGCGAATGCGATAAAAGATCCCGACAGCGTTGTTTATCATGTCGCCTGTTACAGCGGCACTTCGTTCCAATGGTATGAATTGGCGGATTATTATGTTGAAGCCAGAGAACATGCTGCAAGGTGTACCAGAGAGGGCGGCAGCTATAAAATAACTATCCTGCTTTAATTACCTGTACAACTCAGATCTTTTTGAACCTGAGGTGGTTGTTACCTCAGGTTTATAACCAAACCAAAGCAACCAAAGCTGGACTGCAACCAAAGCTGGACAGCCAAAAATTGATTAATTAACCAAACTTGGACAGCCAAAAATTGATTTGCCAAAAATTAACCAAACTTGGACAGCCAAAAATTGATTTATTCAGATGACAATATCATGAAAGTCGACCAAGGTAACCGTGAAAAACTCATTTTCTTATGCTGGAAGCTTTTTCTTTTGAAAAGGGAGGAATTGTTGAATTTAGAACAAGATAGGTCGTCGCTATCAATTAACGGGTATAGTTACAGCTAAAGTTTGTTGATTAGTGAAAGATGGCTTGTTGCTCTCGTTGCCCTGCTATCCATTTTTTCCCCATACGCTGTGCAAAAAGGGATAACTCAGCTAATGACCCCACCGCCCTATGATACTTTTTACCAAAGTGCTGCGCTAAATCCATCCAGTCATCGCCACAAAAGCCGAGTTGCTGTAACAGTGGATAAGTATTTTCATCAATATAGCCCCGTTTATCTTCCCTGATGGCTTTACCCGTAGCTTCTACTAGCTCCAAATAATCGAGAAGAGAAAAAGCAATACCGCAAGGGGGGCTTTTATGTTCATTGCCAATAAAACCGAGCAAGGGCTTAACTTTAAACGGAAGCAATGAAGGGTTATCTTTTTTACTGGCTTTATCATGCGCTCGTTCATAGGCCGAGGTATATTCAGATTCTTGCACGGTACTCACCATTTTGGCGCGAATAGGGTTTAAATCGACATAAGCCATACAGGCGAGTAGTGCTTTTTCATCCAGTAAGGCTTGAGATTTAAATCTACCTTCCCAAAATCGCCCCTGGCAGTTATCTTCTTTATTTGCTTTACGGGCAATATACTCATTAAGTGATCGCATTAACCATGAAATATCGCTTAGCCTGCCTCGCCATTTTTCGATAATTTCCAATGCTGCAGTCTTTTCAGCATTTGTTTTAGCTTCTCCGGATAACCAGCGTTCGACTAAGGGCTTATTGGCATAGAGTTGTAGCCAGCGACGACAAACTTCCTCATTACTCCAGCTATTGGCTTCCTGTTCATTAACATATACCACTAAATGATAGTGATTTGACATCACCGCGTAAGCGGCCACCTCAATCGAAAATACCGAGCTAAGAAAACGAATACGGTCAACCATCCACTGCCGCCTGTGCTCATAATTCTTATTGGTATATTCATCATCACCACACAATAAAGCGCGGCGAATACAGCGGGAAACCAGGTGGTAATAACAGGTATCAGAAAGGGATATCTGGGAGCGTCGTGCCTGTGTCATTTTGAACACCAATGCTAGCAAAAATAGCCGTGACACAAAGGTAGTTCAGCTTTTCAGATTTACCAAGTTTTGGGTGTCCACGTTTAGAGGGTGTGGGTGTCCACGTTTAGAGGATTGGGATTCAAGTTTTGGGTGTCCACGTTTAGAGGATTCACGTTTAGAGGATTCACGTTTAGGATTGTTGATATTCAAGGGTGTTTAGCTGATACCTCACCACCTCCAGCCACTTTTCTCTTAATACAAATATCCTGCGATCATCCACCATCAGCTGGTCGCGGTTAAACTTGGCCAGGAACCTGTCTATGTACATTTGCTCTACCGACAAGTTAAGTTTGATTTCTTTAAGCGGTAGCTGCTTGACCCTGACCGTAGGGTGAAATAGATCTTTGTTTGAGCGGATACGGCGGTATTTATTCCATTCCAGCAATGCCAGGTCATGGCTTGGTTGGCTGCTTGTTTCCGGCTGTTTTGGGCAGCGGCAGTGCCTGCTTTGACAAACCGGCAGGTATTGCGCCTGGCCGAGCTTTTCTATTCGGGGAAGATAGCCACGGCTGCAGGGGCGGGCTTTTACTGTGCTGAGTTTTTTACCTTTGAAGCTGTCGGGGACTATTGGTGCAGAAACTCCGGCCTTAATGAATCTCAGGTGGTAGGGCTTTACCGATATTTCTATGGCTTCACCGTTTGCAGCCGGCTTGTTAATGTTTGTGTGAATCAACATCTGATATGTCCTTATTCATGCCTTGATAGGAAGTTATAACGAAATGATAGCCTTCAGCCGATATAAGAGTCTTCGACTAAACCTTTGTTTAAATAGGTATTTAATACTTGCTGTAAACGGCGGTTTAAACCGTTGCTCATGGCTTCGTTGACCATGGCGTGGTAACTGTCATGATGGCCACAGGGATTGACCCAGAAATTGACTTCCAGGCTCTGCCTGCCAATGGATATTTGGGTTTGCATAATTTCGCCACGGGGAGCACCGCAGCGGGGACAATACCAGCTTACCTGTAGCGGCAGCGTGCATAATTGCAGGCTGCTCCGCGATAAGGCTACCGTGATCTGCCTTATGTCGGCATATCTGGCGCCGGGCTTTACCTGCGTGGTTTTAGCTGACTCTTTTTTCGTTGATAAAAGGGATGCACAACTCTCCCTAAGAGGATGGTTTGCAAAGCTGTCAAAAGGGAAGTGGGGCATAGTGATATCCTTGTGATCACGTTAATCAATTCCTGATATGCGTTACGTGTATAAATTGAATAAAAATAAATGAAGTATGCTGATTTAGGCCTGCTGGCTGATGGAGCTTATTGTCTTTTTCACAGGGTCAACCGTAATGAGCTGTTGAAGCATCCCAGTTTTCTATCGGACCAAGACCAAGTGCTTTCTCCTTTATTTCAAGCGACTGTTCTAAAAGTAGTTTTGCCATCTGTGAAGGTTTCCGCCTTTCTTGGCTGGCCAGACGCATAACCCGTAACTTTAACCTGAGATTGTTAACGCCGATCACCGGGTTAATATCGTTTTTTTGTGCTTTCATATTCGTTATACTCTCTAAGTTGTTAATATTAACAATGTTAACCTCTCTTTAGAGAGGTATTTGGCTTGGTGTGCATTATCGATCTCTCAAAAAGAGGTTGTCAATGAGGTTTTTCTCTTTATGAATGATTGTTTTTTAAAACGATTGGAAAATCATGTGCTTGCAAATAGAAAAATTTACACCTGGGGCAAGGCTTTAGGAGTAAGTTCCGGAGCGGTTGATAAGTTGTTAAAAGGCGCTGTGCCCGGCATCGACATTCAATTGTCTATGCAGCACAAAGAAAACTGCAATTTAACCTTTTTAAATACCGGCAAGGGCAAGCCTTTTAATGTTAACAATTTTCCTGCCAGCCAGGGCATGATCGATTACGTGGCCGAGCTGTTAGCAACGGCTCCCTGGAATATTTATATTGTCAGGGCCGACAATCTGATCACTTTGGTTTTTCAGCAGCCGGGGCAGTACGAATATAAAACCAAGCTGATAGATCATGACGTTTGTGAAGTGCTGGTTGGCCAATATACCGAAGCCGTATATAAATATTTATCGACCAAGCTTGAGCACAACAAGGTGTATTACCCTAAGTTAAGCGAAGAAGTGATTGAACAGATCACTTCGGGTTATCTGGGTACCTTTGCCTTGTTTGGTGATAAAAAGACTTCCGGAATTTTAAACCATTTGAGTCAGGCAACTGCTGTGCTCGATCAACTTCCGTCTACGGTGGCCAGTGAGCAAAACACCGCAGACAGCCACTTAATGCGGGCGGTGATCCGTTTAATTGAACAGGCGATTGTTGAAAACAGGATAGAACTGTCGGTAGAGACCCGGGCGAAAGTGATCACTGCCGGTTACAATTACGCAGTTAGAACC
It includes:
- a CDS encoding helix-turn-helix domain-containing protein, which gives rise to MDKTLFNLHDLVLLLLAFECLAFSAFLLVSKKVKPIGHVLLAAFLVAHSLIALHELILWGSAFRHWVLSLSPNIFFSFNFAYFLDGPLLYLFFCSLIKPGFSLQKKQLLHLLPAVIFLFYISGAYYALDPAAKAEQITSYQFTYSWHYLLLDTIAKLSRVIYLLLAFKLISCALKTGAVTEKLTRLSPEKSWIKYLLGAFFMVIVWEALLTLIKVYGLFSPVNVRIFEIIGISDYYFLFALINMLIFLTFKDITLGNMPPGYVPPTTAENHIQSSQSRLQPETGHKSESKPKEPVNMDYVHSIEKAMTQEHIYRNPNISLERLAEQLSIPVKDLSSTINRHFQVNFYEYLNGYRINEARQTLEKEAASKRSITDIFYEAGFNSKSVYNTLFKKQFNATPSQYRKQFLAQETAAKNTSKE
- a CDS encoding transposase, with product MVDRIRFLSSVFSIEVAAYAVMSNHYHLVVYVNEQEANSWSNEEVCRRWLQLYANKPLVERWLSGEAKTNAEKTAALEIIEKWRGRLSDISWLMRSLNEYIARKANKEDNCQGRFWEGRFKSQALLDEKALLACMAYVDLNPIRAKMVSTVQESEYTSAYERAHDKASKKDNPSLLPFKVKPLLGFIGNEHKSPPCGIAFSLLDYLELVEATGKAIREDKRGYIDENTYPLLQQLGFCGDDWMDLAQHFGKKYHRAVGSLAELSLFAQRMGKKWIAGQREQQAIFH
- a CDS encoding sugar MFS transporter; the encoded protein is MAGTFSPDETRLDGNISGQQGTGYTFALVSLTSLFFIWGFLTSLNDILIPHLKNVFSLSYTQAMLIQFCFFGAYFIVSLPAGRLVRKIGYQKGIVTGLIIAGIGCLAFYPAAALAAYPVFLGALFIMASGITILQVSANPYVTALGSSETASGRLTMTQAFNSLGTTVAPLFGAVLILTAATTGLEQLSEAQFKLQEAQTVQTPYLMLAFSLLLLAFIFSRLKLPVIASHRQQALAQENQPGIWHHRHLMLGAIAIFVYVGAEVSIGSFLINFLGEDNIAGLAEAEAAALIAYYWGGAMVGRFIGAIIMQKVPAGKLLAVNSLLATAMLLIAMSLSGDTAMVAILLVGLFNSIMFPTIFSLALTGLKHHTSQGSGILCLAIVGGAIVPLLQGILADNIGIQLSFILPLLCYLYIGYYGLIGSKIKSSQT
- a CDS encoding glycoside hydrolase family 3 protein, coding for MNISTKLTVVALSTLTVTACLTAKQEPGGQEQKNQQLSAKASLESQGIASKALWPKDIHRVEKSKLLETRIDTLIATMSNEQKIAQMVQPEIRSMTVTDMRQYGFGSYLNGGGAFPNNNKHAKVGDWVQLAEDMYQASIDSSLDGSTIPTMWGTDAVHGHNNVIGATIFPHNIGLGAMNNPGLIHQVATATASEVAATGIDWVFAPTVAVARDDRWGRTYESYSEYPAIVSRYASEIVSGLQGEPGKDQFDSEHVISTVKHFLGDGGTVNGKDQGNNLSSEQALIDLHAQGYFSALEAGVQTVMASYNSWHGSKMHGNKSLLTGVLKDHMGFDGLVVGDWNGHGKIPNCSNNSCASAINAGVDIIMVPDDWKAFYHNTLQQLSEGTIKQERVDDAVRRILRVKLRAGLFDNPSPASRLANNDKHIIGSQAHRDIARQAVRESLVLLKNNNNLLPLMPRQQVLVTGSGADNIGMQSGGWTISWQGTGNSNDDFPGGSSIYDGIKTQVSNAGGSVELSTDASFKQKPDVAIVVFGEQPYAEYDGDISTIEHQPGNKQDLALLRALKAQDIKVVSIFLSGRPLWVNAELNQSDAFVAAWLPGSEGNGVAEVIFSKANGEANYDFVGKLPFSWPKSDDQNELNFAGAKNQTANYQALFSYGYGLNYREHVLVSNKLNEQSHLQSAASGAEHSYGLFNRRPENNLEFYLADAASPELLVTGNYATTPGSDNLVFDSVDWKKQEDTREFTWSGNASASVYLKGEQHIDLTELDLANGQLVFDVKVSSAPDAAVFLGMACGNNCAAKLDISKQLQALPVTKWQQMAIDISCFSQAGLNPGQITKPLIFESSSAAKFSIANVRIAKGGQGSNCSLSGN
- a CDS encoding OmpA family protein: MLAKKTLIPVIAVSLIFSGCAATNAEKGAAIGAITGAVLGKSTSNHKNKRAVWGAAIGAIAGAAVGTYMDKQEQEFRQELAGSGIDVVREGDNLRLIMPSNITFASGQSYITAGFHNTLNDIAKVLAKFDKTLLSIEGHTDSTGSDAFNQSLSEKRAESVKYYLVKQSIHSDRLHTTGYGESQAIASNDTEQNRALNRRVEIQIIPNKA